Sequence from the Suncus etruscus isolate mSunEtr1 chromosome 1, mSunEtr1.pri.cur, whole genome shotgun sequence genome:
tctttttctttttctctttccttttcctttttcttttttttttttctttttttttttttttttttggtttttgggccatacccagtaacgctcaggagttactcctggctatgcgctcagaagttgctcctggcttgggggaccatatgggacaccgggggatcgaaccgcggttcgtccaaggctagggcaggcaaggcaggcaccttacctttagcgccaccgcccggctccccctttcctttttctttctctttctttcttccttcctctatctttcattttctctttcttctttttctttttatcttttttctgctttctttctttttctttcttttcttttcttttctttttttgcagcatctttgtctggtttggtatcagggtgatgttagtttcataaaaactatttgggagtgtttctgtttcttcactcTCCTGAAAGCCTaacaaggattggtagtagttcctcttgaaaggtttgaaagaattcattagtgaattcatgcaggcctgggcttttgtttttgggaagacttttaattagcattttaatttcctcaatagtgatgggtctgtttagatatgctacatttttcttattcaaccatggaatgtTATAAgagttctcttgttttgtagcatagagtttctcaaagtagtctctgattactctttgaatctctgtaatatctgtagtgatctctcccttttcatttctaatcttgtTTATTAAGtctctctcccattttttgtgagttttgctagtggtttatcaattttattttttcaaagaaccaacttttgcttttgttgcttattttggattgttttttggattttcactttattcatttcctctctaagctttgttattttttctgactatctattttttgttttcttttgttgatcattttctaatttttataagctgtgtcattaagctatttatgtaggccctttcttccttcctgatgtgtgcttgcaaagctataaattttctttttagtaccacttttgctgtgatccacaaattctgataatttgtttcttcatttgcatttgtttctaggaatcttttgatttcctctttgatttcatctctgacctactggttgttcagtagtgagctgtttagtttccaggtgttaaagtttttctgctgtgttcctttgtagttcacttctaattttagtgcattgtgatctgagaaggtaaccTCACCAGTAGGGAAATAAAGAACTATTTATTGTCTACTCATTAGACGAGTATTTCTTTGCCCatatttccttatttctattttactgaGTAAGTAAAATAGTTCTTTTCCTCCCTACTGGCGTGATTCCTTTTATCTGCTAATGGCCACTGGATACTTACAATATCGTTCCTGGGCCACATAATGCAAAGACCAGAGGTTGCTAACAAGAGGCATACAAGTATGTTCCATTATAAACAAAAGCAGGATCACATGATTCTAGAGCCTAATATGTTCTAATGATATTTTTCCCAACCTTGAGACATGCCTTCACCTACCACTGTAATGCTGCTTACTGATTGATGCAAACCAGCTTCACTTCAGACAACAGGATGTTTCTccccaaatttcttaaattttttaaaattccagtCTTGACAGGCAATATATGTCAACTGATAAGTGTTTCACAGAACTTAAGTCAAATATCACTTGAatgctagagaaataatacagtggatagtgcacttgccttgtagcAATGAGCTGGGTTtgagacccagcatcccatatagtccccggagtACCACATgggtgattcctcagtgcagagccaagagtgaccctggaGCATTTTGTGGTTTGCCTCGCCTCCCCTACCCCAGAAAAGACAGTACAATTtgctatacatttatttttagatttatttataaaatatggatTTGGATTTTTAAAGATAAAGGTTTAAACAGTTCTTCTGGATGAGTATGtaatgaaacaaaatttaaagtggaacctatatttttaattttaacacaaAGAAGGGTAGTgttctatatattaaaattagaaatatgaaaataaataactataaataataaataatatttgggtTTCTTCTCTGGTGAAAACTGTCTATGACTAAAGAAATTTTGGCATATTTTCATTACTATTGCTAACaaataataaacttaattaaaattCAAAGTTTTGTTACTATAGTTCTCATAAGCGCTATTTCAAATGTCTATAAATATGTGCATCAGTGAGCTGGCATGTTCCTCACTGAGATTCAGTTCAGGATGACCCAAGGTCTTCATTCTTAATGCTCAGTCTGGCTTGCAAGGCTGTTGATAGCCAGAAGGATCTCATGATTTCCACTCTGACAACCTCCCAGGCACAGTCactgtatttcttctctctcagGTAGAGATGGATGCCCCGGAAGTACTTCTTCATGGCCAATGCTGAGACCCAAATGTCATAGGCAGCGCTCTCCTCTGCCCTTATTTGTACCAAACAGGAGTCCAGGTCTTCCAGCTGCTGATGGAGTCCAGTGCGCAGAGGGTCCAGGAGGGCCGGGTTCCAGGCAGCTGAGGAGCCCTCTGTGAGGAAGAGCCGGAAGAGCTGCTGGAGCATCTCTTGGAGCACAGACATGGCCTGGGCCTCCTGCAACTGGCTGTCAGCCACCATCTCCCAGGGGAATTGGAAGTCTCTTCTGTCCTTCAAACAAGACAAAGGAGAGACTTTTCTCATTTGGCCCAGAAGTTCAAGGTTCCTCCTGCTAACTAGAACATGGTTCTGAGGCAGAACACAGCCCAGAGAGCCAGCAGGGCCACAGCTGAGTGCCACAAGGGCCATCAGTAGAGAAAGCAGGAGTGCcattgggaagagaaggaagatgcTGATCTGGCTGAGCTGGGCTTATGGGTGAACCTTAGTCTGGGTTCTCTGAAGATATTCTCTGAGCATACCTCTTAAATAGGGCACACAGATTTTCACTTTTCAAATACTGCCTTCtacttttacttccttttttctggttttcattGAAATATTCTCCATTTGGTTTAAAACACAATgccatcctttttctttttgcagaaaaaaaaatttccccaggAAGTTTGTATCATTCAATACAAATGCAAGTTTATCAGCCAAAAAGTTCTTTGTCGCGAAGGCAGAAGTGTACTAGATAGGTAAATGCACAATATGTATATACTTTCCCCTCATAATGATTGTTCTTCTGTGTTCTAGAAACAAATTTTTAGCCCAATTCTTTCCACTGTGTAACACATTACTTAGTTAATATAGAAAGGTAGTTTCCATCAGACTTGTAGGTGTCTGTATTTGTGTAAGGAAACCAGCTCTCGGTTGTAATTAGAcccttaaaattttgttttcatttataatttgattTACTGTACAGGTTAATATATATTAGTAAATAAGATCCTATAAGGTTTCCTTATTAGAGACATTCATGAAGGTCTACATAGTTCTGTTCCCTGAGACCACAAGGTCAagataaggcaaacactcttcttcTATGTTTCTTGCTTTAGGCCTGTGATGACCCTATACTATGCTGGCACCTCAGTAGGAGTCCTGGTTCTTCTCAGAAAATATGTGAATATGAGAGGTTCTATTCCCATTAGTGTTTTATATTCCCAGCATCACCAGAGACACATCACATCTAGGAATGCATCCCTTGTTTGAGAATCCTCAAGCCATCCTTTTTTCAGCCCATTCCCTAAGGGCAGATGTAGTAGCACCTTAGGAATGTAGCCTTCAACTGTAGTAACACTTGTTTCTTTGTCCTTCTAAAATAAACCTTAATATCCTTCAACTTACATCTTCAGATTATGAGGTGTCCCAGCATCAGTGGTCACTTTTGTTATCCTCAGATCTCAGAAACTAAATATGTAAGGACTAAGATTATGGCTATTTCCTCTTGAAttgtgctttatttcttttttaattttattataacaccaggatgtaccaagttgttcataatacagtcgttTTAaacattcaaacaccaatcccaccaccaatgagaaCTTCTCTTTACCTGTGTCCTCAATTTCCCACCCTCTGCCATAATCTGTCTctatgcaggcacaaatttatttcatattgcttattacaacacaaaggcaaatgaatgatcaaaacttagatcaacaaggcccgatttgtaatgtatttttatatttctccatAGTGTTACTGAAGTCAATATCTATGtatttgttgtgttgttgttggttctagttgagccttctgtgttactgcttTGGTTCACTGAGCTTGTTAAATTACTGAGTAACTTTCCCACCATATTTCCTGTGATACTGCTtgactgacactactataaaatactgAGGTGTCAAGTGCCCATACACAGGCTGCTATAATTTATACAGAAAGGTAAACCTGAGCCTCCCTTTCTGAAAATGCCACAGAAGTATCAGCCTAGATCAGACTCCCTGATAAGTATTAGTGGCCATTGAAGTTGTGGTTTATGGAGTCCAGGTTTGGCCTGAGGTAAAGAAGCAAGGAAATTCAAAGTAGACATAGAGGCCACATCATTTCCCTTCTTTATTTTCAAGACttcagtctttatttttaatatcaactTTTCAAGAAAGCAAAACTCAACACGTGTAGACAAAAAGACAAAAGTTAATCAGAAGTCATGAAAAAGAAAGTAGGAAGTGAGCTGTACATGTCTAAAATGATATTCtgtaaattaacaaaatataatacaaaaaactGAGTAATAGTATGTTCACCAGGCCAACCCCAGAAACTCACATTTTCTTGAACAAAATATAAGccaagctgtgaaagattatggctacactgcCTATACAGCAGAAaactggccatcttgggaggagagggtgggccaagccctcACTGTGAAGCCATGCCTACAGCCTCTGTCACCCATACTCATCATTTTGCCTATGGCCCTACCTCAACAACCCTCTATGATTCTTTAGGGGAACACCAgcctgaccaaacttcaggtatgccagtattagGGCTGATATTAGCCAGGGATTTTGTGGAGCGAGTGCTAGCACCCTCACCCCATAACTTCTTTCTTGCAGGAGGCTGGGCAGCTGAGAACATGTTtctaaaagccacagtatcaattatagtgctttaaatttctggactacttcatttgtttaatatgGTCATTTCTATAGGAAGacatcaatttaacagaatggacagctaacaacaataGATTACTAAGCCCTCTGACATTGTATTGATGACTTAGTcatagatacaataatttttacaaatgtgcttgctactatacttttttttcttttaaaaatttttattctcttttttctttttatcctttcaaaaataattttctcttactCATCTAGAAACAAGTGgtcagctatgtcaactatgtgatgtattttctttaaagtattaAACAAAGAAATTGTAGTAGTAACAGCTATGAAAGAGGGCAAGAGTGAAGTGAACACAATTACATGAGTGAAAACAGGGTGTACATTTCCTACATTTTTACTAAGAACAATTGCTCTGTTCTTTGAGATAGATGGTTTGGCCTCACCTGTAAATTCACACACctgatttcctttaaaaaaattactatgaaggaaaatattttcttctacttgAAAAAAAGGTAACAATTTCTTCTATGAAATGAAGTAATTTGATTAACCCTTTAAGTGCTAATTCTTCGAAGTTGTTATTGTGACTTCTATATCATCTTAGGACCCTAAGAATAAACTAAAGCATACAAAGTGCAGCTCAGAAAGAGTTAAACAGGACCCGGGGCTGAGGCATAATGGATGAGACACGAGGCTGTGAAATAGTGGAAACTCTGAGTCAGAATCCTGAGTTATTGTCTGTCTGTGCTTTTATTATCAAATGTACTTAGTGACaatgcattggagaaaaatacaGTGTTTAACATTGCCCACGTCTTGCACTTTAATAGCCATTTTTACAAAGTAAAGAATCAATTATAAATCAAACATAAACTACTAACCAGGTCTTTATTTGATGATAAAGGTCAACAAAATTCCAATACTCTCTTCATTATGTTTTGTTTCAATACCACCACACCTTTACAaccagaagaggaagagaagaagaggaggaggagaagagggtggaggaggaggataaaaagaagaaaaaaagagaaggatgtGGAAGTGGTGTAGGTggagatggaggaagaggaggagaaggaagaggaagaagaggagaaggcagagaagaagagaaaaagaagaaagaggagaagtagaaaaagaagaagaaaaagaaagaagagagaagaagaggaagaaagaaggaaagaagagaaaaaggagaagcagaagaggaagaatacacagacaaagaagaagaagagaaaaacaaagaagaagaggaagaaggaggagaagaagaagaaaagaagagaaagacaaagaagaggaaggaggaggagaagaagaagaaaagaagagaaagacaaagaagaggaaggaggaggaggaggagaagaagaagaagaagaagaagaagaagaagaagaagaagaagaagaagaagaagaagaagaagaagaagaaggaagaagaagaagaagaagaagaagaagaagaaggaggaggaggaggaggaggaggaggaggaggaggaggagggaaaggaggaggaaaatagaatttttaaaaaattttgaccCCAAGTTGTCTGCAATGATATTGAAAAATCCatgggagtaaaaataaataaatgggactatatcaaatggaagattttctgcatggcaaaagacaCATGGGCCTACTAAAAGACAGCTAAGTGAATGGCAGAAAATATTCTCATTCAACATATATAAAGGGTTAATACTAGaatataatgtatacatatagTATGTATATAGTACCAAATAGTCTAAAACCCTTATTAGAAACATTTAGGAGAGGAAAATAACAGAATTTTCTCTGACAAAGATAGACAGATGGACAATAGACTTATCGGGGGGAATGCTTGCCctcacttattattaggaaaatccaaGTAAAGACGATaaatatatcatctcacaccaatgagaatggcacatacGATAAATACTTGGAACAatctgctggtggaaatgttgtctggttcagctCTGTACTGTGAACAGTGTAGAGTTCTATCAGTAACTAAAAAATTAAGCAGTCATaggatccagcaattccacttcctgGTTACTATCCCCAGGACACAACAAATGATTTAAAGGGACATAAGCACACCATTATTCGTTGTAGAACTTagtaaaatagctaaaatatgaaagcatatttttgacacacccagtgacgctcaggggtaactcctggctgtgcgctcagaaatcactcctggcttggtggaccatatgaccAGGGGTCAaactgtgatccgtcctaggttagcgcatgcaaggcaaatgccctactgctgcgttattgctctggtcccaaatatGAAATCATTTTAGAGATAAAATAGCTAAGATAGgaaatcaacctaggtgtccaacaataAATGAGTGAATTATAAAGATgtactatatatacaaaatagaatactatcagcttcaagaaacaataaaataacacaCTTTGCTGCAACTTGATTGGAGCTggatatgttaagtgaagtaagccagaaaaaaggGCAAATAAAAGATAATCACACTTATCTCTAGTATAAAGAATAATTAGAGGAGGAAATGCAATGTTTTCAAGGGGGATGTTATTTAACTTGACCGTAAAGTAAAAGAATTagaagggcagagaaggaaataaattgagagAGGACTTTAAGAGGTGGATGAGAAATAACAAGGGTCGAGGGACCAAGAGCCTTAGGCACATTGGTGATGTAGAACTATACACCCAAACAACAGAGTAAATAACCCAAAAACTATGAGATACAAACAAAAtctaccaaataaaaaaatgtgcctATGTGTGTGGGTGTTATTGGTGGTGGAGATGAGAATTCTGGTGGAGGAAATTTGATACTGATGGTGGGACTGGTGATAGAGATTGTATGtgtaaaattcaactatgaataactttgtaaagcatgatatgattttgggggtcacacccagtggtgctcaaggattactcttggctctatgatcagaaattgctcctggcaggctcaggggaccatctgagatgccgagattcaaaccactgtccttctgcatgcaaggcaaatgccttacctccatgctatctctccggcccccaagcttgatatgatttttaaaaaaatttaaaaagtaatatctacttggggctgaagagatagcacaaaggtagggcatttgccttgcacaaggccgacctgGAGCAAAgcggattcgattcccagcatcccatatggtcctccaatcctgccaggagtgatttctgagtacagagccaggagtaacccctgagcaccgctgggtgtggcccaaaaccaaacaaataagcaaacaaacaaaagtaatagcTACAAATTTAGTATAAAAACACAGTGTTCCTAGTGGCTCAACTGTCTTTCTTTCCAATAGTCAACAAACAACAGTGcctcacctcccccccccccccgtttgcTCTAAACCATCTCATGATACTACATTCAggttaataaaaatattgctaaCATAGCCATCTacaacattatttttttgtttttttagtccacacctggtgacgctcaggggttactcctggctatacgctcagaaattgctcctggcttaggggaccatatgggacacttggggatcaaaccgcagtccatcctaggctagtgccaacaggcagacaccttaccgctccgtgccactgctctggccccctgatctACAACATTTTGTATATCACATCACACTTTATTCCTTTTAGTATCAATAAAATAGGCTCAAAATTATGGTAGTAGAAATGTGTTTCCCCTCATTATGTTAGTAACTTCTAACATAAATGAAATGACTATGActtttccaacaaatattttaaaaacataagaaCATTTTCATCAAAGATGATCTTTCACTTTAGAAAAGCAACCACCACCCATGTGCCCAAGAacttaaatacaatttaaagctaTAACATTATTTAATAAAGGAGCTCATGTTatcttaaaatagattttattatatattttgaaaacaataCCATCATCATTTTACTTTCAGATGTTTGCCGGATGATggataaa
This genomic interval carries:
- the LOC126002610 gene encoding interferon omega-1-like; the encoded protein is MALLLSLLMALVALSCGPAGSLGCVLPQNHVLVSRRNLELLGQMRKVSPLSCLKDRRDFQFPWEMVADSQLQEAQAMSVLQEMLQQLFRLFLTEGSSAAWNPALLDPLRTGLHQQLEDLDSCLVQIRAEESAAYDIWVSALAMKKYFRGIHLYLREKKYSDCAWEVVRVEIMRSFWLSTALQARLSIKNEDLGSS